Proteins encoded in a region of the Nicotiana tomentosiformis chromosome 9, ASM39032v3, whole genome shotgun sequence genome:
- the LOC104090333 gene encoding major pollen allergen Ole e 10-like, which yields MARSFRVLNPILILSLLLPFFNSGGILNPANAQAPGQGSWCIARPSTSDEELQRNIHYICNEQGIDCSLINDGGPCCNPNTYINHASVAMNIYYQNFGRNYWNCDFGRTGVIVVTDPSYDNCKFEFRQ from the exons ATGGCTCGTTCATTTCGAGTTCTTAATCCCATTCTTATCCTCTCTCTTCTACTTCCATTCTTCAACTCAG GTGGAATCCTAAACCCTGCAAATGCACAAGCACCAGGACAG gGATCTTGGTGCATTGCAAGACCCTCAACTTCTGATGAGGAACTTCAAAGGAATATTCATTATATCTGTAATGAACAAGGAATTGACTGTTCTTTAATTAATGATGGTGGCCCTTGTTGTAATCCTAATACTTACATAAATCATGCATCAGTGGCAATGAATATTTATTATCagaattttgggagaaattattggAATTGTGACTTTGGCAGAACTGGTGTTATTGTTGTTACTGACCCAA GCTATGATAATTGCAAATTTGAATTTCGTCAGTAG